One Diospyros lotus cultivar Yz01 chromosome 1, ASM1463336v1, whole genome shotgun sequence genomic window carries:
- the LOC127786458 gene encoding uncharacterized protein LOC127786458 has product MAGRRSSDDWLPPGWTVEVKVRKNGKKDKCYIDSSTGLKFFSKPEVFRYLNNIETCCSKSRRKRRGTRKLSAINSAAVVERVKLPEGGRDEQIIRDQSSKLVGGVKNEKILDFSTGRERITSASFFNLPEAAALEQREKSNVIAGAFHLAQLPGNEEENRGDERLKPACTQLKSKKTPDLPRRTSKRLAGIEVGAIPELKPNTRAGQASGGQPDEAETSKARNLGDDSAAPEVSAKKKHPQDYHMSILNRHTEKDSTDNKKADEEPGPPLNFPWKDMWMDPCIEFAIKTLTGAMPIEDENKPEMNPGSVLELPSGDSWGDPCIEFAVKTLTGAIPVVDDLEIQYHLQEQLDPSGTKRDKSSSSPDSGNLSLLNSADAGPHFGCEDNRDEED; this is encoded by the exons ATGGCGGGGCGGAGGTCGTCGGATGACTGGCTTCCGCCGGGATGGACCGTCGAAGTCAAAGTTCGGAAGAACGGGAAGAAAGACAAG TGCTACATTGATTCTTCAACTGGACTCAAATTCTTTTCCAAGCCAGAGGTGTTTCGCTATCTCAACAACATAGAGACCTGTTGTTCCAAATCCCGGCGGAAGAGAAGAGGAACCCGCAAGCTCTCTGCAATAAAC TCGGCTGCTGTAGTCGAGAGAGTAAAATTACCGGAGGGTGGAAGAGATGAACAGATAATCAGGGATCAGAGCTCAAAGCTGGTTGGAGGAGTGAAGAATGAAAAGATCCTTGATTTTTCCACAG GAAGGGAAAGAATTACATCAGCGAGCTTTTTTAACCTACCAGAAGCTGCAGCTTTGGAGCAAAGAGAGAAGAGTAATGTTATTGCCGGTGCGTTTCATTTAGCTCAGCTACCCGGAAATGAGGAGGAAAATCGAGGAGATGAAAGACTGAAACCGGCGTGTACTCaattgaaaagcaaaaagaCTCCTGACTTGCCTCGTCGAACTTCAAAACGGCTTGCTGGGATTGAAGTTGGCGCAATCCCAGAGCTAAAACCCAATACGCGAGCAGGTCAAGCGTCAGGCGGACAGCCAGATGAGGCAGAGACTAGTAAAGCTAGGAATTTGGGAGATGACTCTGCTGCTCCAGAAGTCTCTGCTAAGAAGAAACACCCACAGGATTATCATATGTCTATTTTGAATAGGCATACCGAGAAGGATTCAACTGATAACAAGAAGGCAGATGAGGAGCCAGGACCACCTCTTAACTTCCCTTGGAAGGACATGTGGATGGATCCATGCATCGAGTTTGCGATTAAAACTCTCACTGGTGCGATGCCAATAGAAGACGAGAACAAGCCTGAGATGAATCCCGGTTCTGTCCTTGAGTTGCCTTCTGGAGATTCGTGGGGAGACCCGTGCATCGAGTTTGCAGTGAAGACCCTCACCGGTGCCATTCCAGTAGTCGATGACTTGGAAATTCAGTATCACCTTCAGGAGCAGCTCGATCCGTCGGGAACCAAGAGGGATAAAAGCTCATCATCCCCTGACAGTGGAAACCTTAGCTTACTGAATTCAGCTGATGCTGGTCCTCATTTTGGTTGCGAAGATAACAGAGATGAGGAGGATTGA